The following coding sequences lie in one Spinacia oleracea cultivar Varoflay chromosome 1, BTI_SOV_V1, whole genome shotgun sequence genomic window:
- the LOC110795887 gene encoding ran-binding protein 1 homolog b-like, protein MASVDPEVRDEEHVPGEEEDTGPEIAPIVRLEEVAVITGEEDEDTLLDLKAKLYRFDNDGNEWKERGSGTVKFLMHNVNGRLRLLMRQSKTLKICANHLIIAGMTIQEHAGNDKSCVWQLVEGTPATGSKLRRFDSYKKKKLITQKYFPDILVSFGSYIRIEFLNLKNCQIKSQ, encoded by the coding sequence ATGGCGTCAGTAGATCCAGAGGTGAGAGACGAAGAGCACGTTCCCGGCGAAGAAGAAGATACCGGACCCGAAATTGCTCCCATCGTTAGACTCGAAGAGGTCGCAGTCATCACCGGTGAAGAAGACGAAGATACCCTCCTCGATCTAAAGGCGAAGCTATATAGGTTTGATAATGATGGGAATGAGTGGAAAGAGAGGGGTTCTGGTACTGTCAAGTTTTTGATGCATAACGTCAATGGGAGACTTCGATTGCTTATGCGGCAGTCTAAGACCCTTAAGATCTGCGCTAATCATCTGATTATTGCGGGGATGACGATTCAGGAGCACGCTGGGAATGACAAATCTTGTGTGTGGCAATTAGTAGAAGGTACACCCGCAACCGGGTCAAAACTACGTCGTTTTGatagttacaaaaaaaaaaaattaataacacaAAAATACTTTCCAGATATTTTGGTATCTTTTGGCAGTTATATTAGGATagaatttttaaatttaaaaaactgccaaataaaaagtcaatag